In Candidatus Poribacteria bacterium, a single genomic region encodes these proteins:
- a CDS encoding sigma-70 family RNA polymerase sigma factor, translating to MKNDDTQLIQRVLDGDDTAFSTLVKKYQRSVHALAWRKIGDFHIAEDITQDTFLKAYQRLSTLKKPQRFASWLYVIAANHCSTWLRKKRLWTQSLEDTNSAQFEKATYSGHVIEENERTTAEAQREVVKKLLAKLKESDRTVITLYYLGGMTYEEISEFLGVSVAAIKNRLYRARRRLKEEEPMVREALGNFQIIPHLTENIMQEISRLKPVTPSGSKPLIPWAIGGSVLVVAFLMLGVGNQYLSRFQKPYSFEATSEMTVELIEAPIVLNLESEPDDRTQLGSPTTSGKSVVFAQQPDKGPVVFAAAESDETSENYTQWELPKEAKARLGKGGINMIAFSPDGTQLAVGTNIGVWLYDAETGEEKSLFMGGCRSLAFSPDGRFLANGGGYSDVPKVELWEIATGREVLLADAYDSASVLRFSSDGKMVVSVSGSGDSIISLDVESGRAFARPFKSNPFGEFKGGNEVYAITRGKVAIGQMDGKIQLWDTTTHKALSTLRGHTDLSLQPLGKSSPRRRSFIPNRKNQVLALAFSPDGTRLASGSKDKTVRLWDLTREDEWITLQKHTGWINALAFSPDGEVLASGSTDKTVQLWDTATGEPLATLTGHINGITTLAFSPDGSTLASGSADGTIRFWNTGTGAPLPDRITEHTQLVKAATFFEDRRGEVTLKKHPSKNPLLVSVAFNGVITFWDVKTLQKSTIQATGHRDLFPTLAFSPDGTKLVSVGAEGTTASWRLDHLIRLTDVKTGRELATLPHGSTNELTFSPDGKTVAFSGFGEIRLWNTETGDEQAIPLADLKAGVPHNIPTVSALAFSPDGRWLVSGTQGGKTQMWDVTTSEALVAFADPTTREDPGGISALAFSPDRTLLAVGTHNHIHLWEVDPPNKLFSVSTEHKRGNARFYGNPEPLVFSPDGTILVNGLDNGAIQLWDVTTGNQIAALDGHTQGVETLKFSPDGRTLVSTAMDGTILLWDWDEVLADSPKSE from the coding sequence ATGAAAAATGACGATACTCAACTCATCCAACGCGTCCTTGATGGCGACGATACCGCGTTCTCTACACTTGTGAAAAAATATCAGAGATCTGTTCACGCGCTTGCGTGGCGGAAGATCGGAGATTTCCATATCGCTGAGGACATCACGCAGGATACGTTCCTGAAAGCGTATCAGAGACTCTCTACGCTGAAGAAACCGCAGCGTTTCGCAAGTTGGCTCTATGTGATAGCAGCGAACCATTGCAGCACATGGCTGCGTAAGAAACGTCTGTGGACACAGTCGTTGGAAGACACAAACAGCGCGCAGTTTGAAAAAGCGACGTACTCTGGGCATGTCATTGAGGAGAACGAGCGGACAACGGCAGAAGCGCAGCGCGAAGTCGTCAAGAAGTTGCTTGCGAAGCTAAAGGAAAGCGATCGGACTGTCATCACGCTCTACTACCTCGGGGGAATGACTTACGAAGAGATAAGCGAGTTTTTAGGGGTCTCGGTAGCTGCGATTAAGAACCGGCTTTACCGAGCACGTCGCCGCTTAAAGGAGGAGGAACCCATGGTAAGAGAGGCTTTAGGCAATTTCCAAATCATACCACATCTCACTGAAAACATTATGCAAGAAATTTCGCGTCTGAAACCCGTTACCCCGTCAGGCAGTAAGCCGTTAATTCCATGGGCAATAGGTGGTTCGGTGTTAGTCGTCGCGTTTTTGATGTTAGGTGTCGGCAATCAATACTTGTCGCGTTTCCAAAAGCCATATAGTTTTGAGGCGACTTCAGAAATGACAGTCGAACTCATTGAAGCACCCATTGTGCTGAATCTTGAATCCGAACCAGATGATCGGACTCAACTTGGAAGTCCCACTACTTCGGGTAAAAGCGTTGTGTTTGCGCAGCAACCTGATAAGGGACCAGTTGTATTTGCCGCTGCTGAATCGGATGAAACCTCTGAAAATTATACGCAATGGGAGCTGCCCAAAGAAGCGAAAGCGCGTTTAGGAAAAGGCGGCATTAATATGATTGCGTTTTCACCGGATGGCACGCAACTCGCTGTGGGAACGAACATCGGTGTGTGGTTGTACGATGCGGAGACAGGTGAAGAGAAGTCCCTGTTTATGGGCGGGTGTCGATCCCTCGCATTTTCGCCGGATGGTCGTTTCCTTGCCAATGGCGGTGGATATTCTGATGTGCCGAAAGTCGAATTGTGGGAGATAGCTACCGGACGTGAAGTGTTGCTCGCTGATGCGTATGATTCTGCTTCAGTATTACGGTTCTCTTCAGATGGGAAGATGGTTGTCAGTGTGAGTGGTTCGGGGGATTCAATTATCAGTTTGGATGTTGAAAGTGGAAGGGCGTTTGCAAGACCTTTCAAGAGTAACCCCTTTGGCGAGTTTAAAGGGGGAAATGAAGTGTACGCAATCACACGTGGTAAGGTGGCTATTGGACAGATGGATGGGAAGATTCAGTTATGGGACACAACAACCCACAAAGCGTTATCCACCCTTAGAGGACATACAGATTTGTCGCTTCAACCGCTGGGTAAGTCCTCTCCCCGTAGACGATCGTTTATACCGAACCGAAAAAATCAGGTTTTAGCGTTGGCCTTTTCGCCTGATGGCACGCGTCTCGCCAGCGGAAGTAAGGACAAAACGGTGCGATTATGGGATCTTACCCGCGAGGATGAGTGGATTACACTCCAAAAACATACGGGTTGGATAAACGCGTTAGCGTTCTCCCCAGACGGAGAGGTGCTTGCCAGTGGGAGTACCGATAAAACGGTGCAATTGTGGGATACCGCCACTGGAGAACCGCTCGCGACGCTCACTGGGCATATCAACGGTATTACTACGTTAGCGTTTTCGCCCGATGGCAGTACGCTTGCGAGTGGGAGTGCAGATGGCACCATCCGGTTCTGGAATACAGGAACTGGTGCTCCATTACCGGATCGTATCACTGAACACACGCAGTTGGTGAAAGCGGCGACTTTCTTTGAGGATCGTAGGGGCGAGGTCACCTTGAAGAAACACCCAAGCAAAAACCCCCTACTGGTGAGTGTGGCGTTTAATGGTGTAATCACCTTTTGGGATGTGAAAACATTGCAAAAGTCCACAATCCAAGCTACAGGACATCGGGATTTGTTTCCAACTTTAGCATTTTCACCGGATGGCACGAAACTCGTTAGTGTAGGGGCAGAAGGGACTACAGCCTCTTGGCGGCTGGATCATCTGATTCGTCTGACAGATGTAAAGACAGGGCGTGAATTAGCAACACTACCGCACGGTAGCACCAACGAACTGACCTTTTCACCTGATGGCAAAACGGTGGCGTTTAGCGGTTTTGGTGAAATTCGCTTGTGGAACACGGAAACCGGTGATGAACAGGCGATTCCTCTGGCTGATCTGAAAGCTGGTGTTCCTCACAATATACCAACAGTTTCAGCATTGGCGTTTTCGCCAGATGGTAGATGGCTCGTCAGTGGAACTCAAGGCGGAAAAACCCAGATGTGGGACGTTACGACCAGTGAAGCCTTGGTCGCCTTTGCAGATCCGACGACGCGAGAGGATCCCGGGGGTATTTCTGCGTTGGCATTTTCGCCAGACAGAACCTTGCTTGCCGTTGGCACACATAATCACATCCATTTATGGGAGGTGGATCCCCCTAATAAACTTTTCTCGGTTAGCACCGAACATAAGCGAGGTAATGCAAGATTCTATGGCAATCCTGAACCGTTGGTTTTTTCGCCAGATGGAACGATTCTCGTTAACGGACTTGACAACGGCGCAATTCAATTGTGGGACGTTACGACTGGCAATCAAATCGCTGCACTTGATGGGCATACGCAAGGAGTGGAGACGTTGAAATTTTCTCCTGATGGGAGAACACTCGTTAGCACAGCCATGGATGGTACAATCCTCTTGTGGGATTGGGATGAAGTCCTCGCGGATTCACCCAAAAGTGAATAA